CAACCTTATCCATCGCAGCACGCTCCTCTTCCCGAAGCCAACGATGCCGCAAGGGAACACCAGGCAGCCATGTCACCCGCTCCATCTGATCATTAGCCGTCGTAATAGCTAGCACACCAATCGACGACACACCCCCGACGTATGCAAGACCAGCCGCGAAAGCAATACCCGTTGCCGTACTAGGATCCATCGTGTTCTGCAGGCTCGAGGCCCAAGATGCAATACTGTAGCAGGCTACCGGAGCAGTAGCCATACCCAGTAGCGGAGCACTAGCTTTGCGGAACACCTTGGAACGGTGAAATGCCTTGGTGCAGAATGTGTTGTCGATGATGGCCAGGACGAGTGAGAGGTTTCTTTGCTCGATGGCGACGTCGAGGGCCATGTTGGTTAGTTCGGAGGGGACGGCGGAGTGGATGTTGGAGGGATTCGCCTTGTGGTATTTCACCGGTGAGGTGTTTTGTTCTGGGACCGGCTTGTGGGCGTATAGGTGGAAGATTTCGGGGAAATGTTCGGCATTCTTCAGGAGGGTCTGAACCTTGGTATAACATGCCAGCACGCTGGGGGAAATGAataccttctcatccttcacGATATCATTGGCAATTCGCGACACGGATTTGGCTAGTTGTGGTGTATCTCCGGCTGGTACGGGACGCTTCTTTgcgttcttctcttctagATCTAACAGGGACGAGATCgcatttccttcttctttgggtGCGGAAGATGCCTCCTGCTGGTGATCTTGTTCTCTAGATACAAGCGCTTCGGCGATTGCCTGACATTTCTCAAGTAGTTGCACGACAGACGCATCGGAGGGGACCGAATCGGTATTGTGGATTATCGAGGCTTCGTGCGCTACCTCCTGCAAGGTTGTCTCGGGGTCCAAGGGAGAGGATGGTTGGAACGTGCTCGACTCGAACCTTCTAGTCGCTAATGGTGAGGAGATCGACGGTTTTTTCAGCCCATTTTTCGAGCGCAATTGCCCCCAATGCCCATTCCGATGCAGCAGGCTGACCGAGACATGTTGCCGTGCGAATGGTGCGCGACGGGGCGTTGGTGGCTTGGAAAACTGGCAGAATTGACAGACCAGCCCTTGGGGCCGTGGCGTCTTCCGTCCCCTCAGAGCAATCCCGTTCATGATTCACGTCGAATGTTGCAGCCTTGCGCTGCTTGGTCGGGTGTCTTCTCCCCTCAGCGG
This Aspergillus chevalieri M1 DNA, chromosome 3, nearly complete sequence DNA region includes the following protein-coding sequences:
- a CDS encoding uncharacterized protein (COG:S;~EggNog:ENOG410PJM2;~TransMembrane:2 (i292-311o323-346i)) → MNGIALRGRKTPRPQGLVCQFCQFSKPPTPRRAPFARQHVSVSLLHRNGHWGQLRSKNGLKKPSISSPLATRRFESSTFQPSSPLDPETTLQEVAHEASIIHNTDSVPSDASVVQLLEKCQAIAEALVSREQDHQQEASSAPKEEGNAISSLLDLEEKNAKKRPVPAGDTPQLAKSVSRIANDIVKDEKVFISPSVLACYTKVQTLLKNAEHFPEIFHLYAHKPVPEQNTSPVKYHKANPSNIHSAVPSELTNMALDVAIEQRNLSLVLAIIDNTFCTKAFHRSKVFRKASAPLLGMATAPVACYSIASWASSLQNTMDPSTATGIAFAAGLAYVGGVSSIGVLAITTANDQMERVTWLPGVPLRHRWLREEERAAMDKVALAWGFKSIDYRGEEEGEEWEALREFIGMRGMILDRTDLMPGMQ